The Mytilus edulis chromosome 12, xbMytEdul2.2, whole genome shotgun sequence genome contains a region encoding:
- the LOC139499571 gene encoding uncharacterized protein produces MTFQDVIVNSTVLKKLKTTKIVLRSKILESEYNNCTNELLSRKMKRLEIKTREEDKKMVLRLADQQKSFTDNVQSMKDTEENIELSLGEFALTMKQILPQGVLELKTIREFETNYKMAKGTSRVKNTKIIDQFTDMLGKLRTTFTEAFTQLYVPLLQVHSICESEKQKQIKRDIRRKINIGQELMKPEAPLKIVIHPVWARKILPREQSLFRGLVCVLPLAVEALKDIDFMLDEYINDFVL; encoded by the exons ATGACCTTCCAGGATGTCATCGTCAATAGTACGGTATTAAAGAAGCTAAAAACAACCAAGATAGTACTCAGATCTAAAATCTTGGAATCTGAATACAACAACTGTACAAACGAACTGTTAAGTAGAAAAATGAAGAGACTGGAAATAAAAACTAGAG AAGAAGACAAGAAAATGGTGCTAAGATTGGCAGATCAACAAAAGAGTTTCACCGATAATGTGCAATCCATGAAGGACACGGAGGAAAACATAGAATTATCGTTAGGAGAATTTGCTCTTACCATGAAACAGATACTACCACAAGGTGTACTCGAATTAAAAACTATACGAGAGTTcgaaacaaattacaaaatggcCAAAGGAACATCACGTGTCAAAAACACCAAAATTATTGACCAGTTCACAGACATGTTAGGGAAGTTACGAACCACATTCACGGAAGCGTTTACACAATTATATGTACCCTTACTACAAGTTCATTCCATTTGTGAAagcgaaaaacaaaaacaaattaaaagagaCATACGCAGGAAAATTAACATTGGACAAGAATTAATGAAACCGGAAGCTCCGCTCAAAATTGTGATTCATCCCGTCTGGGCAAGAAAGATACTTCCTCGGGAGCAGTCATTATTCCGTGGACTTGTGTGCGTACTTCCGCTTGCTGTGGAAGCTCTCAAAGACATCGACTTCATGCTTGATGAATATATTAACGATTTTGTATTGtaa